A genomic region of Bradyrhizobium sp. ORS 278 contains the following coding sequences:
- the polA gene encoding DNA polymerase I codes for MPKAPQKAAVTPAAPAPAAAKNLAKAAAKGDHVFLVDGSSYIFRAYHALPPLNRKSDGLNVNAVLGFCNMLWKLLRDMPETDRPTHLAIVFDKSEVTFRNQIYADYKAHRPPAPDDLIPQFALIREAVRAFDLPCLEQSGFEADDLIATYARLACERGATTTIVSSDKDLMQLVNDCVTMYDTMKDRRIGTAEVIEKFGVPPEKVVEVQALAGDSTDNVPGVPGIGIKTAAQLINDYGDLESLLTRAAEIKQPKRREALIENAEKARISRQLVLLDDKVALEVPLDDLAVHEPDPRKLIAFLKAMEFSTLTRRVAEYSQIDPADVTADAQLKVGSSPAAAPTPSSPASGGGSAPSKPATAPRTGDPRIDKSAMGKGTPAGLAESRAEAAKSARIDRDKYQTLRSLPELKAFLARAHEFGRVTVDVKASSIDPMQANLCGLSLALAPGEACYIPLAHRQAGDGGGLFDAGLAPDQIKESEALAALKPVLESTGLLKIGYNIKFLAVLLAQHGITLQNVDDILLMSYALDAGRGSHKLDSLAEHVLAHAIISEGELIGSGKNKLTFEQVAIDRATAHAAEAADVIHRVWRVLKPRLTAERMTAVYETLERPLVSVLARMERRGISIDRQVLSRLSGDFAQTAARVEAELQELAGEPINVGSPKQIGDILFGKMGLSGGTRTKTGAWSTSASILDDLAEQGNDFARKILEWRQVSKLKSTYTDALPTYVNPQTHRVHTTYALAATTTGRLSSNEPNLQNIPVRTEDGRKIRRAFIATPGYKLVSADYSQIELRLLAEIADIPVLKQAFKDGLDIHAMTASEMFGVPIKDMPSEVRRRAKAINFGIIYGISAFGLANQLGIAREEASAYIKRYFERFPGIRAYMDETREFCRKNGYVVTLFGRKCHYPEIKASNASVRAFNERAAINARLQGTAADIIRRAMTRVEEALAQKKLSAQMLLQVHDELIFEVPEDEVAATLPVVQHVMQDAPFPAVLLSVPLHVDARAADNWDEAH; via the coding sequence ATGCCCAAAGCTCCCCAGAAAGCCGCCGTCACGCCCGCCGCTCCTGCGCCTGCCGCCGCCAAGAATTTGGCAAAGGCCGCGGCCAAAGGCGACCATGTGTTCCTGGTCGACGGCTCGTCCTACATCTTCCGCGCCTATCACGCGCTGCCGCCGCTGAACCGCAAGTCCGACGGACTGAACGTCAATGCCGTGCTCGGCTTCTGCAACATGCTTTGGAAGCTCTTGCGCGACATGCCCGAGACCGACCGGCCAACGCATCTGGCGATCGTGTTCGACAAGTCCGAGGTCACGTTCCGCAACCAGATCTACGCCGACTATAAGGCACACCGGCCGCCGGCACCCGATGATCTGATCCCGCAATTCGCGCTGATCCGCGAGGCCGTGCGCGCCTTCGACCTGCCCTGCCTGGAACAGTCCGGCTTCGAGGCCGACGACCTGATCGCGACCTATGCGCGGCTCGCTTGCGAGCGCGGCGCCACCACCACCATCGTGTCCTCCGACAAGGACCTGATGCAGCTCGTCAACGACTGCGTCACGATGTACGACACCATGAAGGACCGCCGCATCGGCACGGCCGAGGTGATCGAGAAGTTCGGCGTGCCGCCGGAGAAGGTCGTCGAGGTGCAGGCGCTGGCCGGCGACTCCACCGACAACGTGCCGGGCGTGCCCGGCATCGGCATCAAGACCGCAGCGCAGCTGATCAACGACTATGGCGATCTCGAGAGCCTGCTGACGCGCGCGGCCGAGATCAAGCAGCCGAAGCGGCGCGAGGCGCTGATCGAGAATGCCGAGAAGGCGCGGATCTCGCGCCAGCTGGTGCTGCTCGACGACAAGGTCGCCCTCGAGGTGCCGCTGGACGACCTCGCCGTGCACGAGCCCGATCCGCGCAAGCTGATCGCGTTTCTCAAGGCGATGGAGTTCTCCACGCTGACGAGGCGTGTGGCGGAGTATTCGCAGATCGATCCGGCTGATGTGACCGCGGACGCGCAATTGAAGGTGGGATCGAGCCCGGCGGCGGCCCCCACCCCGTCCTCCCCCGCGAGCGGAGGAGGGAGCGCACCGAGCAAGCCGGCGACGGCTCCGCGCACGGGTGATCCACGCATCGACAAATCCGCGATGGGCAAGGGCACGCCTGCTGGTCTTGCCGAGTCCAGAGCCGAGGCAGCGAAGAGCGCGCGCATCGATCGCGACAAATATCAGACGTTGCGCTCGCTGCCGGAGCTGAAGGCTTTTCTCGCCCGCGCGCACGAGTTCGGCCGCGTCACCGTCGACGTCAAGGCGAGCTCGATCGATCCGATGCAGGCAAACCTGTGCGGCTTGTCTCTGGCGTTGGCGCCGGGCGAGGCCTGCTACATCCCGCTGGCGCATCGCCAGGCCGGCGATGGCGGCGGCCTGTTCGATGCCGGGCTCGCGCCGGACCAGATCAAGGAGAGCGAGGCGCTGGCGGCGCTGAAGCCGGTGCTGGAATCCACCGGGCTCTTGAAGATCGGATACAACATCAAGTTCCTGGCCGTGCTGCTGGCGCAGCATGGCATCACGCTGCAAAACGTCGACGACATCCTGCTGATGAGCTACGCGCTCGACGCCGGGCGCGGCTCGCACAAGCTCGACTCGCTCGCCGAGCATGTGCTGGCGCATGCCATCATCAGCGAAGGCGAGTTGATCGGCAGCGGCAAGAACAAGCTGACGTTCGAGCAGGTCGCGATCGACCGCGCCACGGCGCATGCGGCTGAAGCGGCCGATGTCATCCATCGGGTCTGGCGCGTACTGAAGCCGCGCCTCACAGCCGAGCGCATGACCGCGGTTTACGAGACGCTGGAACGGCCGCTCGTGTCGGTGCTGGCGCGCATGGAGCGGCGCGGCATTTCGATCGACCGCCAAGTGCTGTCGCGCCTGTCCGGCGACTTCGCCCAGACCGCGGCGCGTGTCGAAGCCGAGTTGCAGGAGCTCGCCGGCGAGCCGATCAATGTCGGCAGCCCCAAGCAGATCGGCGACATCCTGTTCGGCAAGATGGGCCTGTCCGGCGGCACCAGGACCAAGACCGGCGCCTGGTCGACCTCCGCCTCGATTCTCGACGACCTCGCCGAGCAGGGCAATGATTTCGCGCGCAAGATCCTGGAATGGCGCCAGGTCTCGAAGCTGAAATCGACCTACACCGATGCGCTGCCGACCTACGTCAACCCGCAGACACATCGCGTGCACACGACCTACGCACTGGCGGCGACCACCACGGGCCGGCTGTCGTCGAACGAGCCGAATCTGCAGAACATCCCGGTGCGCACCGAGGACGGCCGCAAGATCCGCCGCGCCTTCATCGCGACGCCCGGCTACAAGCTGGTGTCGGCGGACTATTCGCAGATCGAGCTGCGGCTGCTGGCCGAGATCGCCGACATCCCGGTGCTGAAGCAGGCGTTCAAGGACGGGCTCGACATTCACGCGATGACGGCGTCGGAGATGTTCGGCGTGCCGATCAAGGACATGCCGAGCGAGGTGCGTCGTCGCGCCAAGGCGATCAATTTCGGCATCATCTACGGCATCTCCGCCTTCGGCCTCGCCAACCAGCTCGGCATCGCCCGCGAGGAGGCCTCGGCCTATATCAAGCGCTATTTCGAGCGCTTCCCGGGCATCCGCGCCTACATGGACGAGACCCGCGAGTTCTGTCGCAAGAACGGCTATGTCGTCACCCTGTTCGGCCGCAAGTGCCATTACCCCGAAATCAAGGCCTCGAACGCCTCGGTCCGCGCCTTCAACGAGCGCGCCGCGATCAACGCGCGGCTGCAGGGGACGGCGGCCGACATCATCCGGCGCGCGATGACGCGCGTCGAGGAGGCGCTGGCGCAAAAGAAGCTCTCGGCTCAGATGCTGCTGCAGGTGCATGACGAACTGATCTTCGAGGTCCCTGAGGACGAGGTCGCCGCGACCTTGCCGGTCGTGCAGCACGTCATGCAGGACGCCCCCTTCCCGGCCGTGCTGCTGTCCGTCCCGCTGCACGTCGACGCGCGCGCAGCGGATAATTGGGACGAGGCGCATTGA
- a CDS encoding acyltransferase family protein — MTANGTPRPAGTEARIDWVDYAKGICIIMVVMMHSVLGVELAAGETGFMHAVVAFAKPFRMPDFFLISGLFLPLVIDRDWRTYLDRKVLHFAYFYVLWVTIQFGFKAPGFAAANGWPHAGYLYLESFIEPFGTLWFIYLLPILFVVIKVTRTVPVPVIWGIAAGLEMSHISTGWTVIDEFCARFVYIYSGYLFATIIFAMSYRARAQPMLAVTGLLAWAVTNQSLVSLGVSEWPIVSLLLGYAGAVAIIIAGTLLARAQLLNALRFCGEHSIVIYLAFFLPMAATRTLLLKTGIITDIGTVSLLVTIAGVLGALAIWRLALVVGARFLFERPVAFWIAPPKARPAMQPAE, encoded by the coding sequence ATGACCGCGAATGGTACGCCGAGGCCGGCCGGAACCGAGGCGCGCATCGACTGGGTGGACTACGCCAAGGGCATCTGCATCATCATGGTGGTGATGATGCACTCGGTGCTCGGCGTCGAGCTCGCGGCCGGCGAGACCGGATTCATGCATGCCGTGGTCGCTTTCGCAAAACCGTTCCGGATGCCGGACTTCTTCCTGATCTCCGGCCTGTTCCTGCCGCTGGTGATCGACCGCGACTGGCGTACCTATCTCGACCGCAAGGTCTTGCACTTCGCCTATTTCTACGTGCTGTGGGTGACGATCCAGTTCGGCTTCAAGGCGCCCGGCTTCGCCGCAGCGAACGGCTGGCCGCATGCCGGGTATCTGTACCTGGAATCCTTCATCGAGCCGTTCGGCACGCTGTGGTTCATCTATCTGCTGCCGATCCTCTTCGTCGTCATCAAGGTGACACGGACGGTCCCCGTGCCGGTGATCTGGGGCATCGCCGCCGGCCTGGAAATGTCGCATATCTCGACCGGCTGGACCGTGATCGACGAATTCTGCGCCCGCTTCGTCTACATCTATTCCGGCTATCTGTTCGCGACGATCATCTTCGCCATGTCGTATCGCGCCCGGGCACAGCCGATGCTCGCCGTCACCGGCCTGCTCGCCTGGGCGGTGACCAACCAGTCGCTGGTGAGCCTCGGCGTCAGCGAGTGGCCCATCGTCTCGCTGCTGCTCGGCTATGCCGGCGCCGTGGCGATCATCATCGCCGGCACCCTGCTGGCGCGGGCCCAGCTTCTCAACGCGCTCAGGTTCTGCGGCGAGCATTCGATCGTGATCTATCTCGCCTTCTTCCTGCCGATGGCCGCGACGCGCACATTGCTGCTGAAGACGGGGATCATTACCGATATCGGAACGGTCTCGCTGCTGGTGACCATCGCCGGCGTGCTCGGCGCGCTCGCGATCTGGCGCCTCGCGCTTGTTGTCGGCGCCCGCTTCCTGTTCGAACGCCCCGTCGCGTTCTGGATTGCGCCGCCGAAGGCACGGCCTGCGATGCAGCCGGCAGAGTAG
- a CDS encoding UDP-glucose/GDP-mannose dehydrogenase family protein, whose translation MRIAMIGTGYVGLVSGACFADFGHEVTCVDKDESKIAALHRGEIPIFEPGLDALVAANVKAKRLDFTTDLKQPVADADAVFIAVGTPSRRGDGHADLTYVYAAAREIAASLTGFTVVVTKSTVPVGTGDEVERIIRETNPAADVVVASNPEFLREGAAIRDFKWPDRIVVGTDDERGRKALGDIYRPLSLNQAPIMYTARRTAELIKYAANAFLATKITFINEVADLAEKVGADVQEVARGIGLDNRIGSKFLHAGPGFGGSCFPKDTRALIKIAQDYDTQLRIVESVLAVNDNRKRAMARKVAHAVGGNLRGKTVAVLGLTFKPETDDMREAPSIPLVTGLLDMGAKVRAHDPVGIEQAKKELPEIAYFEDPYACATGADAIVLVTEWVQYRAMDLDRLKQVMARPVVVDLRNVYRPDEMAAHGFVYESVGRPSAKGA comes from the coding sequence ATGCGAATTGCGATGATCGGCACGGGGTATGTGGGGCTGGTGTCCGGGGCCTGCTTCGCCGATTTCGGCCACGAGGTCACTTGCGTCGACAAGGACGAGAGCAAGATCGCCGCGCTTCATCGTGGGGAAATTCCGATCTTCGAGCCGGGGCTGGATGCGCTGGTCGCGGCCAACGTCAAGGCCAAGCGCCTCGACTTCACGACCGACCTGAAGCAGCCCGTCGCCGATGCCGACGCCGTCTTCATCGCCGTCGGCACCCCGTCGCGGCGCGGCGACGGCCATGCCGACCTCACCTACGTCTATGCAGCGGCGCGCGAGATCGCGGCGTCGCTGACCGGCTTTACAGTCGTCGTGACCAAATCGACCGTGCCGGTCGGCACCGGCGACGAGGTCGAGCGCATCATCCGCGAGACCAATCCGGCGGCCGATGTCGTCGTCGCCTCGAATCCTGAGTTCCTGCGCGAGGGTGCGGCGATCCGCGACTTCAAATGGCCCGACCGCATCGTGGTCGGCACCGATGACGAGCGCGGCCGCAAGGCGCTCGGCGACATCTATCGCCCGCTGTCGCTGAACCAGGCGCCGATCATGTACACGGCGCGGCGCACCGCGGAGCTGATCAAATACGCCGCCAACGCGTTCCTCGCCACCAAGATCACCTTCATCAACGAGGTCGCCGATCTCGCCGAGAAGGTCGGCGCCGACGTGCAGGAAGTGGCGCGCGGCATCGGTCTCGACAACCGCATCGGCTCCAAGTTCCTCCACGCCGGTCCGGGCTTCGGCGGCTCGTGCTTCCCGAAGGATACCCGCGCGCTGATCAAGATCGCGCAGGACTACGACACGCAGCTGCGCATCGTCGAATCCGTGCTGGCGGTGAACGACAACCGCAAGCGCGCGATGGCGCGCAAGGTAGCGCATGCGGTCGGCGGCAATCTGCGCGGCAAGACGGTCGCGGTGCTCGGCCTCACCTTCAAGCCGGAGACCGACGACATGCGCGAGGCGCCGTCGATTCCGCTGGTGACGGGTCTGCTCGACATGGGCGCAAAGGTGCGCGCGCATGATCCGGTCGGCATCGAGCAGGCCAAGAAGGAGCTGCCCGAGATCGCCTATTTCGAGGATCCCTATGCCTGCGCCACCGGCGCCGACGCGATCGTGCTGGTCACCGAATGGGTGCAGTACCGCGCCATGGATCTCGACCGCCTGAAGCAGGTCATGGCCCGGCCGGTCGTCGTCGACCTGCGCAACGTCTACCGTCCTGACGAGATGGCAGCGCACGGCTTCGTCTATGAGAGCGTCGGCAGGCCCTCGGCGAAGGGCGCGTGA
- the hrpB gene encoding ATP-dependent helicase HrpB: MPLRFDTPLPIDAVLDDLSGTLARSNTAVLVAPPGAGKTTRVPLALRDAPWIGDKKIIVLEPRRIAARASAERMAKSLGECAGETVGYRVRFGSKISRATRIEVVTEGIFTRQILDDPELTGVAAVLFDEFHERSLDADLGLALARDAQQGLREDLRILVMSATLDGARVASLLGNAPVVESEGRAFPVETRYVGRKPDVPVERQMAETIASALRADAGSVLAFLPGAAEIRRTQTMLAERVQDAAIEIVPLFGALDAAVQDRAISPAPKGHRKVVLATSIAETSLTIEGVRIVVDSGLARVPRYEPDIGLTRLETVRASRAAVDQRRGRAGRTEPGVCYRLWDEPQTASLAAYTQPEILSADLSSLVLDLAQWGVSDPAGLSFLDPPPLPAWKEARDLLNELGALDVGGRLTEEGRRLRALALPPRLARMIVDAADYGAAGQAADIAAILTERGLGGDSVDLEVRLDQFRRDRSQRAQSARDMARRWAQQVSSAASPREAGDLATGLMLAFAFPDRVARNRGNGSFVLANGRGAAVDQTSSLARVPYIAVGELTGTAASGRILLAAPLALEDIERHFAAQIEAKDEVSFDPSAMALRARRRRKLHAITMADAPVALTPSEDTARIFAEGICAAGLDRLPWSKAASQWRDRVTFLRKAEGDAWPDLSDAGLIERREDWLVPLLADRTSLRDVSPGDVSDAVMGLLPWDLRARLDKEAPTHFEAPTGTMLAIDYEAEQGPTIAVRLQELFGLNVHPTIARGAVPLVLELLSPAQRPVQVTRDLPGFWRGSYAAVRTDLRGRYPRHPWPEDPASAMPTRRAKPRGT, encoded by the coding sequence TTGCCCCTTCGCTTCGACACCCCGCTGCCCATCGATGCCGTGCTGGACGATTTGTCCGGCACGCTCGCACGCAGTAACACCGCCGTCCTGGTGGCGCCGCCCGGCGCCGGCAAGACGACGCGGGTGCCGCTCGCCCTGCGCGATGCGCCGTGGATCGGGGACAAGAAGATCATCGTGCTGGAGCCGCGCCGCATCGCCGCTCGCGCCAGCGCCGAGCGGATGGCTAAGTCGCTCGGCGAGTGCGCCGGCGAGACCGTCGGCTATCGGGTGCGGTTCGGCTCGAAGATCTCGCGCGCGACCCGCATCGAGGTCGTCACCGAGGGCATCTTCACCCGCCAGATTCTCGATGATCCCGAGCTCACCGGCGTCGCGGCCGTGCTGTTCGACGAATTCCACGAGCGCTCGCTCGATGCCGATCTCGGCTTGGCCTTGGCCCGCGACGCGCAGCAGGGCCTGCGCGAGGATCTCCGCATACTCGTGATGTCGGCGACGCTCGACGGCGCCCGCGTCGCCAGCCTGCTCGGCAATGCGCCCGTGGTCGAGAGCGAGGGCCGGGCCTTTCCGGTCGAGACCCGCTATGTCGGCCGCAAGCCGGATGTGCCGGTCGAGCGCCAGATGGCCGAGACGATTGCCTCCGCGCTGCGCGCCGATGCCGGCTCGGTGCTGGCGTTCCTGCCCGGCGCGGCCGAGATCCGGCGCACCCAGACCATGCTCGCCGAGCGCGTCCAGGATGCTGCAATCGAGATCGTGCCGCTGTTCGGCGCGCTCGATGCCGCGGTCCAGGACCGCGCGATCTCGCCGGCGCCGAAGGGCCACCGCAAGGTGGTGCTGGCGACCTCGATCGCCGAGACCTCGCTGACCATCGAGGGCGTGCGCATCGTGGTCGATTCCGGCCTCGCCCGCGTGCCGCGCTACGAACCTGATATCGGCCTGACCCGGCTGGAGACGGTGCGCGCCTCGCGCGCCGCCGTCGACCAGCGCCGCGGCCGCGCCGGCCGCACCGAGCCCGGCGTCTGCTACCGGCTGTGGGACGAGCCGCAGACGGCCTCGCTCGCCGCCTACACGCAGCCGGAAATTCTCAGCGCCGATCTGTCCTCGCTGGTGCTCGACCTCGCGCAATGGGGCGTCAGCGATCCCGCAGGCTTGAGCTTCCTCGATCCGCCGCCGCTACCGGCCTGGAAGGAGGCGCGCGATCTCCTCAACGAACTCGGCGCGCTCGATGTCGGCGGCCGCCTCACCGAGGAGGGCCGGCGGCTGCGGGCGCTCGCGTTGCCGCCGCGGCTGGCGCGGATGATCGTCGATGCAGCCGACTACGGCGCGGCAGGGCAGGCGGCCGATATCGCCGCGATCCTGACCGAGCGCGGGCTCGGCGGCGACAGCGTCGACCTCGAGGTCCGGCTCGATCAGTTCCGCAGAGATCGCTCGCAACGGGCGCAGAGCGCGCGTGACATGGCGCGGCGCTGGGCGCAGCAGGTCAGCTCGGCGGCGTCGCCGCGAGAGGCCGGGGATCTGGCGACCGGGCTGATGCTGGCCTTCGCCTTCCCCGACCGTGTGGCGCGCAACCGCGGCAATGGCAGCTTCGTGCTGGCCAATGGCCGCGGCGCCGCGGTCGACCAGACATCGTCGCTGGCACGGGTGCCCTACATCGCCGTGGGCGAGCTGACCGGCACGGCGGCCAGCGGTCGCATCCTGCTGGCGGCGCCGCTCGCGCTCGAGGACATTGAGCGTCACTTCGCCGCGCAGATCGAGGCAAAGGACGAGGTCAGTTTCGACCCGAGCGCGATGGCGCTGCGTGCGCGCCGCCGGCGCAAGCTGCACGCGATCACCATGGCCGATGCGCCGGTGGCGCTGACGCCGTCGGAGGACACCGCGCGCATCTTCGCCGAAGGGATCTGTGCCGCCGGCCTCGACCGGCTGCCGTGGTCGAAGGCCGCCAGCCAGTGGCGCGATCGCGTCACCTTCCTGCGCAAGGCGGAGGGCGATGCCTGGCCGGATCTGTCGGATGCCGGGCTGATCGAGCGGCGCGAGGATTGGCTGGTGCCGCTGCTCGCCGACAGGACCTCGCTGCGCGATGTCTCTCCGGGCGACGTCTCGGACGCCGTCATGGGTCTGCTGCCCTGGGACCTCCGCGCCCGGCTCGACAAGGAGGCGCCGACCCATTTCGAGGCGCCGACCGGGACCATGCTGGCGATCGACTACGAGGCCGAGCAGGGGCCGACCATCGCGGTGCGGCTGCAGGAGCTGTTCGGGTTGAACGTTCATCCGACGATCGCCCGTGGAGCGGTTCCGCTGGTGCTGGAGCTGCTGTCGCCGGCGCAGCGGCCGGTGCAGGTGACGCGCGATCTGCCCGGCTTCTGGCGCGGCTCCTATGCCGCCGTGCGCACCGATCTGCGCGGCCGCTATCCCCGGCATCCCTGGCCGGAGGATCCCGCCAGCGCCATGCCGACCCGGCGGGCCAAGCCTCGGGGAACATAG
- a CDS encoding TIGR02281 family clan AA aspartic protease — protein sequence MIFAAVLVGLGTFMAQLADRLTPAPASATPSVRSATVDTAAASQRSLSIPTDRRGHFRADGRIDGQRISFMIDTGASMVALNESSAARFGLRPARGEYTANVTTANGTVKAARAKLAMVELGELTVRDVDALVLPDAALSENLLGLSFLSKLKRFAYANGQMVLEQ from the coding sequence ATGATCTTCGCGGCCGTTCTCGTCGGCCTCGGCACCTTCATGGCGCAGCTGGCCGATCGCCTCACGCCGGCGCCTGCGTCCGCCACCCCCTCGGTGCGGAGCGCGACGGTAGACACCGCAGCCGCAAGCCAGCGCAGCCTCAGCATCCCGACGGACCGCCGCGGCCATTTCCGCGCCGACGGCCGCATCGACGGCCAGCGCATCAGCTTCATGATCGACACCGGCGCCTCGATGGTCGCGCTCAACGAAAGCTCGGCCGCCCGCTTCGGCCTGCGCCCGGCGCGCGGCGAGTACACCGCCAATGTGACGACGGCCAACGGGACCGTGAAGGCCGCCCGGGCGAAGCTTGCGATGGTCGAACTCGGCGAGCTCACCGTGCGCGATGTCGACGCCCTCGTGTTGCCGGACGCGGCGCTGTCCGAGAACCTGCTCGGATTGTCGTTCCTGTCCAAGCTGAAGCGCTTCGCCTATGCCAACGGCCAGATGGTGCTGGAGCAGTAA
- a CDS encoding phosphomannomutase/phosphoglucomutase, with translation MFPKPKPILVPNTYAFESEPMVKPTGFREYDARWLFNKEINLMGVQALGMGLGALIAERGVSREIVTGHDFRGYSASIKYALISGLMAAGCKVHDIGLAVTPMAYFAQFELDVPCVAMVTASHNDNGWTGVKMGANRPLTFGPEEMTRLKEIVLNAEFKNTGGGSYQFHENFPARYIADLTNRPKLKRKLKVVAACGNGTAGAFAPQVLEAIGCEVIPLDTELDHTFPKYNPNPEDMEMLHAIRDAVLAHKADVGLGFDGDGDRCGVVDNTGEEIFADKVGVMLARDMSAIHKDAQFVVDVKSTGLFMTDPVLQAQGAKTEYWKTGHSYMKRRTNELGALAGFEKSGHFFFNKPFGRGYDDGLVSAIAICEMLDRAPGKSMADLKEALPKTWSSPTMSPHCGDEVKYGVVDAVVKHFQTLQQQGGKVAGQSIRDLVTVNGVRVTVEDGSWGLVRASSNKPELVVVVESPVSEQRMHDMFEAVNVVLRTHPEVGAYNQTI, from the coding sequence ATGTTCCCCAAGCCGAAACCCATCTTGGTCCCCAATACCTACGCCTTTGAATCCGAGCCGATGGTGAAGCCGACGGGCTTCCGCGAATATGACGCGCGCTGGCTGTTCAACAAGGAAATCAACCTGATGGGGGTGCAGGCGCTCGGCATGGGGCTGGGCGCGCTGATCGCGGAGCGCGGCGTGAGCCGAGAAATCGTGACCGGTCACGATTTCCGTGGCTACTCCGCCTCGATCAAATACGCGCTGATCTCGGGCCTGATGGCCGCCGGCTGCAAGGTGCACGACATCGGTCTTGCGGTGACACCCATGGCCTATTTCGCGCAGTTCGAGCTCGATGTGCCCTGCGTCGCGATGGTGACCGCCTCGCATAATGACAACGGCTGGACCGGCGTTAAGATGGGCGCCAATCGTCCGCTGACCTTTGGGCCGGAGGAAATGACACGGTTGAAAGAGATCGTGCTCAACGCCGAGTTCAAGAACACGGGCGGCGGCTCGTATCAGTTCCACGAGAATTTCCCGGCGCGCTACATCGCCGATCTGACTAACCGTCCGAAACTGAAGCGCAAGCTCAAGGTCGTCGCCGCCTGCGGCAACGGCACCGCGGGCGCGTTCGCGCCACAGGTGCTGGAGGCGATTGGCTGCGAGGTGATCCCGCTCGACACCGAGCTCGATCACACCTTCCCGAAATACAATCCCAATCCCGAAGACATGGAGATGCTGCACGCCATTCGCGACGCCGTACTCGCCCACAAGGCCGATGTCGGCCTCGGCTTCGACGGCGACGGCGACCGCTGTGGCGTGGTCGACAACACCGGCGAGGAGATCTTCGCCGACAAGGTCGGCGTCATGCTGGCGCGCGACATGTCCGCGATCCACAAGGACGCGCAGTTCGTCGTCGACGTGAAATCAACCGGCCTGTTCATGACCGATCCGGTGCTGCAGGCGCAGGGCGCCAAGACCGAATATTGGAAGACCGGCCATTCCTACATGAAGCGCCGGACCAACGAGCTCGGTGCGCTCGCGGGCTTCGAGAAGTCCGGCCATTTCTTCTTCAACAAGCCGTTCGGTCGCGGCTATGATGACGGCCTCGTCTCGGCGATCGCGATCTGCGAGATGCTCGACCGCGCGCCGGGCAAGTCGATGGCCGACCTCAAGGAGGCCCTGCCCAAGACGTGGTCGTCGCCGACGATGTCGCCGCATTGCGGCGACGAGGTCAAATACGGCGTCGTCGACGCGGTGGTGAAGCATTTCCAGACGCTGCAGCAGCAGGGCGGCAAGGTCGCCGGTCAATCGATCCGCGATCTCGTCACCGTCAACGGCGTGCGTGTCACGGTGGAGGACGGCAGCTGGGGCCTGGTGCGCGCGTCATCCAACAAGCCGGAGCTCGTCGTCGTCGTCGAAAGCCCCGTGTCGGAGCAGCGCATGCACGACATGTTCGAGGCGGTCAACGTCGTGCTGCGGACGCACCCCGAAGTGGGCGCCTATAATCAGACGATCTGA